The proteins below are encoded in one region of Vicingus serpentipes:
- a CDS encoding sulfotransferase: protein MTLPFFKNKIFCISYQRTGTTSTGQFFKDHGYKVATWGISNSNKWSLSWLKGDYEKIFKSFHFKKHQVFEDGPWWCNDFYKVLFHRFPKSKFILLERNPDKWFDSMLSHSNGKTLGNTHLHSILYNRELDFHNLGKKLAYYSGEIDNLLPLQEKHREHYKNIYITRINEIKMFFEIHNPDRLFFGSLEDKQVWNKIGVFFNIPVKENYNSHANKTKSK from the coding sequence ATGACGTTGCCTTTTTTTAAAAATAAAATATTTTGTATCTCCTATCAACGGACTGGGACAACATCTACAGGACAATTTTTTAAAGACCACGGATATAAAGTTGCCACATGGGGAATTTCCAACAGTAACAAGTGGTCTTTAAGTTGGTTAAAAGGCGATTATGAGAAAATTTTCAAATCTTTCCATTTCAAAAAGCATCAAGTTTTTGAAGATGGACCTTGGTGGTGTAATGATTTTTATAAAGTGTTGTTTCATCGTTTTCCAAAATCAAAATTTATTTTGTTAGAAAGAAACCCTGATAAATGGTTTGATTCGATGCTTTCTCACTCCAATGGAAAGACGCTAGGTAACACTCACTTGCATTCCATTTTATACAATAGAGAATTAGATTTCCACAACTTAGGAAAAAAACTTGCCTATTACTCGGGTGAGATTGATAATTTATTACCACTTCAAGAAAAACATAGAGAACATTATAAAAATATTTATATTACTAGAATAAATGAAATAAAAATGTTTTTTGAAATTCATAATCCTGATCGATTATTTTTTGGAAGCCTAGAAGACAAGCAAGTGTGGAATAAAATAGGTGTTTTTTTTAACATTCCTGTTAAGGAAAATTACAATTCACATGCAAACAAAACTAAAAGTAAATAA
- a CDS encoding lipopolysaccharide biosynthesis protein, producing the protein MLKKGILWDFIGKFFKQGIGFIISIFLARLLTPEDFGLVGMVMAFVAIAQIFVDMGFGTALVQREKVEEIHFSSVFWLNISIALIITLTFFWGAELIADFYHREELIPIVKVMSLLFIIYSLGIVNRSQLLRNMDFKSLSIINVFATLISGIVGVGMALTGYGVWAIIIQSLLSGVVTLSLLWLRTKWIPSFIWSLDALKPLWNFGYKLFISGVIQRIFDRLDVFIIGKMFTPSDLGFFTRSKSLNQLVVDYSSGSISSVLFPALSKKQNDPDQIKTIVVKALQVVGGAAFLISGLLFISAEEIIVFLFTDKWLPAVPYFKILLLSTYAYPLNAIIMSPIQSLGRTDVVLKLQLMKKSVLLSGFIIGFIWGINGYLYSLTIVYIINLLLNSYFLNKLIILPKSKLTIELIKQAISTIISAYIILHFHSYFSEILFLRIIINSTFFSVLFLLINYIFKTHFIKFVLNTIVQLYSKYKQ; encoded by the coding sequence TTTTTAGCACGGTTACTTACTCCTGAAGATTTTGGTTTAGTTGGAATGGTGATGGCTTTTGTTGCTATAGCTCAAATTTTTGTTGATATGGGCTTTGGTACAGCTTTAGTTCAAAGAGAAAAAGTTGAAGAAATTCACTTTAGCTCAGTTTTTTGGTTAAACATTTCCATTGCTCTAATCATTACCCTAACATTTTTTTGGGGAGCCGAACTAATTGCTGATTTTTATCATAGAGAGGAATTAATTCCTATTGTTAAAGTAATGTCTTTACTTTTTATCATCTATTCTTTAGGAATCGTTAACCGCAGCCAATTACTAAGAAACATGGACTTTAAAAGTCTATCCATAATTAACGTATTTGCAACGCTAATTTCAGGTATTGTTGGTGTCGGAATGGCATTAACAGGTTATGGTGTGTGGGCTATCATTATTCAGAGTTTATTGAGTGGTGTAGTTACCTTAAGCTTGCTTTGGCTTAGAACAAAATGGATTCCTTCATTTATTTGGAGTTTAGATGCACTAAAGCCATTATGGAACTTTGGATACAAATTATTTATTAGTGGAGTTATACAGCGCATCTTTGATAGATTAGATGTTTTTATTATTGGAAAAATGTTTACTCCATCAGATTTAGGTTTCTTTACACGTTCAAAATCACTCAACCAATTAGTGGTTGATTATTCTTCTGGTAGCATTTCTTCTGTTTTGTTTCCTGCATTAAGTAAAAAACAAAATGATCCGGATCAAATAAAAACGATTGTTGTAAAAGCACTTCAAGTAGTTGGTGGAGCAGCATTTCTAATCAGTGGTTTATTGTTTATCTCTGCCGAAGAAATTATTGTGTTTTTGTTTACCGATAAATGGTTACCAGCAGTTCCTTATTTTAAAATATTACTATTAAGTACTTATGCTTACCCTTTAAATGCGATAATCATGAGCCCCATACAAAGCTTAGGCAGAACAGATGTCGTCCTGAAACTTCAATTAATGAAAAAATCCGTTTTATTATCTGGATTTATTATTGGCTTTATCTGGGGGATTAACGGTTACCTATATAGTTTAACAATAGTTTACATTATCAATTTATTATTAAATTCATATTTTTTAAACAAGCTTATTATTTTACCCAAAAGTAAACTAACTATAGAATTAATTAAACAAGCCATTTCAACTATTATTTCGGCTTATATTATACTGCATTTTCATTCATATTTTTCGGAAATTCTATTTTTAAGAATAATAATTAACTCTACTTTTTTTAGTGTGCTTTTTTTGCTAATTAATTACATATTCAAAACTCATTTTATTAAGTTTGTTTTGAATACAATTGTTCAACTTTACTCGAAATATAAACAATGA
- a CDS encoding WbqC family protein, with the protein MKLAIMQPYIFPYIGYFQLINAVDTFVFYDDVNFIKRGWINRNQILINNKAHLFSIPLVNASQNKLVNEVELAADIKWLKQFYTTLEQNYKKAPFYDETFQLIKSVFEEPLKTIDELAEKSIITVCNHLEISTVLKKSSLAHASSKGMEKADRLIDITIKNKANTYINPIGGKELYHKSYFKKKNIDLFFIKNEINSYQQFNNDFIGSLSIIDVMMFNSKEKVQQLLTEFTLI; encoded by the coding sequence ATGAAATTAGCCATTATGCAACCTTATATTTTCCCCTATATTGGTTATTTTCAATTAATTAACGCTGTAGACACCTTTGTATTTTATGATGATGTTAACTTCATTAAAAGAGGTTGGATTAATCGAAATCAAATCTTGATTAACAATAAAGCACATTTATTTTCTATTCCTTTAGTTAATGCTTCACAAAATAAGTTAGTCAATGAAGTTGAACTTGCAGCTGACATAAAATGGTTAAAACAATTTTATACTACACTAGAACAAAACTATAAAAAAGCACCTTTTTATGATGAAACTTTCCAACTAATAAAAAGTGTTTTTGAAGAACCCCTAAAAACAATTGATGAATTGGCTGAAAAAAGCATTATAACTGTTTGCAACCATCTCGAAATATCAACCGTATTAAAAAAAAGTTCGTTAGCTCATGCCTCTTCAAAGGGAATGGAAAAAGCTGATCGACTAATAGACATTACAATAAAAAATAAAGCGAATACTTATATCAACCCAATTGGAGGTAAGGAGTTGTACCACAAATCATACTTTAAAAAAAAAAATATTGATTTGTTTTTTATAAAAAACGAAATTAATTCATACCAACAATTTAATAATGACTTTATAGGTAGTTTATCTATTATTGATGTAATGATGTTTAATAGTAAAGAAAAAGTACAACAATTATTGACAGAATTTACTCTAATATAA